The Sulfurihydrogenibium sp. YO3AOP1 genome has a window encoding:
- a CDS encoding epoxyqueuosine reductase QueH, with amino-acid sequence MDKILVHICCGVDSVYALRKLKEDFPNSELIGYFYDPNIHPEEEFELRWIETKRVCNQLGIECIKGDYDLDLWLSSVKGLENEPERGERCTVCHDVRLTKSAEIAKELGCNKLTTVLMMSPKKDFEVLKEVGEKVASEYGLEFLAIDFRKNGGTEKMNKLAKESELYHQNYCGCIFGLLPQRQFSDFIPELITFSKGRLAGSREELLFIKQIRLYAESNGIKCKEKDFSFIGWRLLSSVCKVNKDYVNHKVLPYSRTIKGVLRAIVSKIEEREDFKIAYLNKGNAKIYILNELKELPLSEPRIFTDPVFIVDTQLKEGDKVELQLKSEFIPDMVSQNLYIGDVESSERKLEFYSDTDSDGNNGYRLEDIISAIDENKEDIEAGKVGIVVYGVELVGRLGRRAIS; translated from the coding sequence ATGGATAAAATTCTTGTTCATATATGCTGTGGAGTTGATAGTGTTTATGCACTTAGAAAGTTAAAAGAAGATTTCCCAAACAGTGAGCTAATTGGCTATTTTTATGACCCAAACATACATCCAGAAGAAGAGTTTGAGCTTAGATGGATAGAAACAAAAAGAGTTTGTAATCAGCTTGGGATAGAGTGTATAAAAGGAGATTATGATTTAGATTTATGGCTATCTTCTGTAAAAGGTCTTGAAAACGAGCCGGAAAGAGGCGAAAGATGTACTGTTTGCCATGATGTAAGATTAACTAAAAGTGCAGAAATAGCAAAAGAGCTTGGATGTAATAAGCTTACAACAGTTTTAATGATGAGTCCTAAAAAAGATTTTGAAGTATTAAAGGAAGTTGGAGAAAAGGTAGCAAGTGAGTATGGTTTAGAGTTTTTGGCTATTGATTTTAGAAAAAACGGCGGAACAGAAAAAATGAATAAACTTGCGAAAGAATCAGAGCTTTATCATCAAAATTACTGTGGCTGTATTTTTGGATTATTACCACAAAGACAATTTTCTGACTTTATTCCAGAGCTTATAACTTTCTCAAAAGGCAGGCTTGCAGGCAGCAGAGAAGAGCTTTTATTTATAAAACAAATAAGACTATATGCAGAAAGCAATGGCATAAAATGTAAAGAAAAAGATTTTAGCTTTATCGGATGGAGGCTACTGTCTTCTGTTTGTAAGGTTAATAAAGATTATGTAAATCATAAAGTTTTGCCGTATAGCAGGACAATCAAAGGGGTTTTAAGAGCTATTGTATCTAAGATAGAAGAAAGAGAAGATTTTAAAATTGCATACTTGAATAAAGGTAATGCAAAAATCTATATTTTAAATGAGCTAAAAGAACTGCCACTTTCCGAGCCGCGTATCTTTACAGACCCAGTTTTTATAGTTGATACACAGTTAAAAGAAGGTGATAAGGTAGAGCTTCAGCTAAAGTCTGAGTTTATACCGGATATGGTATCTCAAAATCTTTATATTGGTGATGTTGAAAGTAGCGAGAGGAAGTTAGAGTTTTACAGTGATACAGACAGTGATGGAAATAATGGTTATAGGTTAGAAGATATCATTAGTGCTATAGATGAAAATAAAGAGGATATTGAAGCAGGAAAGGTAGGTATAGTTGTTTATGGTGTCGAGCTTGTTGGCAGACTTGGAAGAAGGGCTATTAGTTAA
- a CDS encoding CPBP family intramembrane glutamic endopeptidase encodes MNNKNLSILLYAALIVSSIIYKITNFTYFISVVLLSPILFIDLKSAFSYSRKYDLLIIFVLPLLFILEPLQTLNSLFIAFSEELFFRVYLLSYFSNLLTSILFTIPHIIIYQDLHSFLTFFPSLFYGFVYQKTKSFSLVVVLHFISNEFYVAFLSEIFK; translated from the coding sequence ATGAATAATAAAAATCTTTCAATTTTATTATACGCAGCTTTAATTGTAAGTTCAATAATTTATAAAATTACAAACTTTACATATTTTATATCTGTCGTTTTACTCTCTCCAATTCTTTTTATTGATCTTAAGTCTGCTTTTTCTTATTCAAGAAAGTATGATTTATTAATAATTTTTGTACTACCACTTTTATTTATCCTTGAACCACTTCAAACATTAAACAGCTTATTTATAGCTTTTTCAGAAGAGCTTTTCTTTAGAGTTTATTTATTAAGCTATTTTTCTAATCTTTTAACTTCTATACTTTTTACCATTCCACATATAATCATCTACCAAGACTTACACTCATTTTTAACATTTTTTCCATCTTTGTTTTATGGCTTTGTATATCAAAAAACAAAATCTTTTTCTTTAGTTGTAGTTCTACATTTTATTTCTAATGAGTTTTATGTAGCGTTTTTGTCAGAAATCTTTAAATAG